The following proteins come from a genomic window of Caloenas nicobarica isolate bCalNic1 chromosome 24, bCalNic1.hap1, whole genome shotgun sequence:
- the TMEM101 gene encoding transmembrane protein 101, producing MAAGRGWRRRALRLLTAGGGVLLTRFPFWHCFSGLLLCAERADGRRKPDIPVPYLYVDMGVAVLCASFMSFGVKRRWFALGAALQLAIATYAAHVGGHVHYGDWLKVRMYSRTIAIIGGFLILASGAGELYRQKPRSRSLQSTGQVFLGIYLICQAYSLQHSREDRLAYLDHLLGGELALQLLFVLYALLALAFLSGCYVRVAAQVLSVLLPPAILLIDGNLGYWHAGRVEFWNQMKLIGQSVGIFGAVVILATDG from the exons AtggcggcgggcaggggctggcggcggcgggcgctgcggcTGCTGACGGCGGGCGGCGGCGTCCTGCTGACCCGCTTCCCCTTCTGGCACTGCTTCAGCGGGCTGTTGCTCTGCGCCGAGCGCGCCGACGGTCGGCG GAAGCCGGACATCCCCGTCCCCTACCTGTACGTGGAcatgggggtggctgtgctctgcGCCAGCTTCATGTCCTTCGGGGTGAAGCGCCGCTGGTTTGCCCTGGGGGCCGCGCTGCAGCTCGCGATTGCCACCTACGCCGCTCATGTTGGCGGCCACGTCCACTACGGCGACTGGCTGAAG GTGCGGATGTACTCCCGGACCATCGCCATCATCGGTGGCTTCCTCATCCTGGCCAGCGGTGCAGGCGAGCTGTACCGGCAGAAACCGCGCAGCCGCTCCCTGCAGTCCACAGGACAGGTCTTCCTTGGCATCTACCTCATCTGCCAG gcaTACTCGCTGCAGCACAGCCGGGAGGACCGCCTGGCCTACCTGGACCACCTGCTGGGCGGGGAGCTGGCGTTGCAGCTGCTGTTCGTGCTGTACGCGCTGCTGGCGCTCGCCTTCCTGTCCGGCTGCTATGTGCGCGTGGCCGCACAGGTGCTGTCAGTGCTGCTGCCGCCCGCCATCCTGCTCATTGACGGCAACCTGGGCTACTGGCACGCCGGCCGCGTCGAGTTCTGGAACCAGATGAAGCTCATTGGCCAGAGCGTCGGCATCTTCGGCGCCGTCGTCATCCTGGCCACTGATGGCTGA
- the LSM12 gene encoding protein LSM12, with protein sequence MAAPGEYFSVGSQVSCRTCQEQRLQGEVVAFDYPSKMLALKCPSSSGKPNHADILLVNLQYVSEVEIINDRTETPPPLASLNVSKLANKARTEKEEKLSQAYAISAGVSLEGQQLFQTIHKTIKDCKWQEKNIVVMEEVVIAPPYQVENCKGKEGSALSHVRKIVEKHFRDAESQKVLQRAQAQPTQKDTSLSS encoded by the exons ATGGCGGCGCCGGGCGAGTACTTCAGCGTGGGCAGCCAGGTGTCCTGCCGCACCTGCCAGGAGCAGCGCCTGCAGGGCGAGGTCGTCGCCTTCGACTACCCCAGCAAGATGCTGGCGCTCA AATGCCCCTCTTCCAGCGGAAAGCCTAATCACGCAGACATTCTGCTTGTAAACCTACAGTATGTTTCAGAAGTGGAAATAATCAATGACCGCACGGAAACACCTCCTCCTTTAGCTTCACTCAACGTTAGCAAG ctcGCCAACAAAGCGCGGacggagaaggaggagaagttGAGCCAGGCGTACGCCATCAGTGCGGGGGTGTCGCTGGAGGGGCAGCAACTCTTCCAGACCATACACAAGAC CATCAAGGACTGTAAGTGGCAGGAGAAGAACATTGTGGTGATGGAGGAGGTCGTCATTGCCCCCCCGTACCAGGTGGAGAACTGCAAAGGCAAAGAGGGCAGCGCGCTGAGCCACGTACGGAAAATC GTGGAGAAGCACTTTCGGGACGCGGAGAGCCAGAAGGTGCTGCAGCGGGCGCAGGCACAGCCCACACAGAAGGACACGTCCCTCTCATCCTGA
- the G6PC3 gene encoding glucose-6-phosphatase 3 isoform X1, translating to MDALHVAGVRFAQALQAGPPWLEPLWISVTSLADPKSVFTVCFPVAYFLDREVGVSVLWIGLISEWLNVVLKWWLFGERPFWWVHESGLANKVLLRQFPVSCETGPGSPSGHCMIMGAALWPLVTSLTALASRRSRSLALQLSPFISYVLLLIALGLSRVFVLAHFPHQALGGILAGATLGWGLQGRTPTSRPAGFFLAAALGLLLGALALHRALLAAGVDIDWSIALATKWCSSPAWLRRDTRPFASVCRDAGSSLGLALAAALPLHRGQPLAPQQRLVGAALALGAVQGLHRLPQPADAMLWYGTSILRVFTVPLSWLCPWLWHPRPHRAPGQLFDLRCSPPGPRDPPAWRGAGLGCPRIQQVWGHMWGQLQPRGHRQTATPSTPPSAPPSCPSLPSSILPQAQGGGRGRDSLTPGPPTLWWSEGLPRFSPNKGTNVTNLLPWVLWGVAWARDPQGRAGGDGGLEPPEGWWDGGSQPPQPRWASSVSGRLVGTEQPCGCKWGN from the exons ATGGACGCCCTGCACGTGGCCGGCGTGCGCTTCGCCCAGGCGCTGCAGGCCGGGCCGCCCTGGCTGGAGCCGCTCTGGATCTCCGTGACCTCCTTGGCCGACCCCAAAAGCGTCTTCACCGTCTGCTTCCCTGTCGCCTATTTCCTCGACCGCGAGGTGGGGGTGTCGGTGCTGTGGATCGGGCTGATCTCAGAGTGGCTCAACGTGGTCCTCAAATG GTGGTTGTTTGGGGAGCGCCCGTTCTGGTGGGTCCATGAGTCGGGACTTGCCAACAAGGTCCTGCTGCGCCAGTTCCCCGTCTCCTGCGAGACAGGACCAG GGAGCCCCTCCGGCCACTGCATGATCATGGGGGCCGCGCTCTGGCCGCTTGTCACCTCTCTGACAGCACTGGCGTCCCGGCGCTCCCGGAG CCTGGCACTACAGCTGAGCCCCTTCATCTCCTACGTGCTGCTTCTGATTGCCCTTGGGCTCTCACGCGTCTTCGTCCTCGCCCACTTCCCGCACCAGGCGCTTGGCGGCATCCTGGCAG GGGCCaccctgggctgggggctgcagggccggACCCCCACGTCCCGCCCCGCCGGGTTCTTCCTGGCTGCGGCGCTGGGCCTGCTGCTGGGTGCGCTGGCGCTGCACCGCGCGCTGCTGGCCGCCGGCGTGGACATTGACTG GTCCATCGCTCTGGCCACCAAAtggtgctccagccctgcctggctgcgCCGCGACACCCGGCCCTTCGCCTCCGTGTGCCGCGATGCgggcagcagcctggggctggcgctggcggccgcgctgcccctGCACCGGGGGCAGCCCCTGGCCCCCCAGCAGCGGCTGGTGGGGGCTGCGCTGGCGCTGGGGGCCGTGCAGGGGCTGCACCGGCTGCCGCAGCCAGCGGATGCCATGCTCTGGTATGGCACCAGCATCCTCAG GGTCTTCACTGTGCCGCTGTCCTGGCTCTGCCCATGGCTGTGGCACCCACGTCCCCACAGGGCCCCTGGCCAGTTGTTTGACCTCCGCTGCTCCCCCCCAGGGCCACGAGACCCCCCCGCGTGgcgtggggcagggctggggtgtcCCCGCATCCAGCAGGTCTGGGGACACATGTGGGGACAGCTCCAGCCCAGGGGTCACCGGCAAACAGCTACACCTTCCACTCCACCCTCAGCCcctcccagctgccccagtTTGCCCAGTTCAATTCTCCCCCAGGcgcagggagggggaaggggcCGGGACTCCCTCACGCCAGGCCCCCCCACGCTGTGGTGGTCGGAGGGGCTGCCCCGTTTCTCACCAAATAAAGGCACCAATGTGACCAACCTGCTGCCCTGGGTCCTGTGGGGAGTGGCATGGgccagggacccccagggcagagctgggggtgatggggggcTGGAGCCTCCTGAGGGTTGGTGGGATGGGgggtcacagcccccccagccgcGCTGGGCCAGCTCCGTGTCCGGCCGGCTGGTGGGGacggagcagccctgtggctgcaagtggggaaactga
- the G6PC3 gene encoding glucose-6-phosphatase 3 isoform X2, translating to MDALHVAGVRFAQALQAGPPWLEPLWISVTSLADPKSVFTVCFPVAYFLDREVGVSVLWIGLISEWLNVVLKWWLFGERPFWWVHESGLANKVLLRQFPVSCETGPGSPSGHCMIMGAALWPLVTSLTALASRRSRSLALQLSPFISYVLLLIALGLSRVFVLAHFPHQALGGILAGATLGWGLQGRTPTSRPAGFFLAAALGLLLGALALHRALLAAGVDIDWSIALATKWCSSPAWLRRDTRPFASVCRDAGSSLGLALAAALPLHRGQPLAPQQRLVGAALALGAVQGLHRLPQPADAMLWYGTSILRYAATPWLVASLLPRLILCLPRGLWGPPHTE from the exons ATGGACGCCCTGCACGTGGCCGGCGTGCGCTTCGCCCAGGCGCTGCAGGCCGGGCCGCCCTGGCTGGAGCCGCTCTGGATCTCCGTGACCTCCTTGGCCGACCCCAAAAGCGTCTTCACCGTCTGCTTCCCTGTCGCCTATTTCCTCGACCGCGAGGTGGGGGTGTCGGTGCTGTGGATCGGGCTGATCTCAGAGTGGCTCAACGTGGTCCTCAAATG GTGGTTGTTTGGGGAGCGCCCGTTCTGGTGGGTCCATGAGTCGGGACTTGCCAACAAGGTCCTGCTGCGCCAGTTCCCCGTCTCCTGCGAGACAGGACCAG GGAGCCCCTCCGGCCACTGCATGATCATGGGGGCCGCGCTCTGGCCGCTTGTCACCTCTCTGACAGCACTGGCGTCCCGGCGCTCCCGGAG CCTGGCACTACAGCTGAGCCCCTTCATCTCCTACGTGCTGCTTCTGATTGCCCTTGGGCTCTCACGCGTCTTCGTCCTCGCCCACTTCCCGCACCAGGCGCTTGGCGGCATCCTGGCAG GGGCCaccctgggctgggggctgcagggccggACCCCCACGTCCCGCCCCGCCGGGTTCTTCCTGGCTGCGGCGCTGGGCCTGCTGCTGGGTGCGCTGGCGCTGCACCGCGCGCTGCTGGCCGCCGGCGTGGACATTGACTG GTCCATCGCTCTGGCCACCAAAtggtgctccagccctgcctggctgcgCCGCGACACCCGGCCCTTCGCCTCCGTGTGCCGCGATGCgggcagcagcctggggctggcgctggcggccgcgctgcccctGCACCGGGGGCAGCCCCTGGCCCCCCAGCAGCGGCTGGTGGGGGCTGCGCTGGCGCTGGGGGCCGTGCAGGGGCTGCACCGGCTGCCGCAGCCAGCGGATGCCATGCTCTGGTATGGCACCAGCATCCTCAGGTACGCAGCCACACCCTGGCTGGTGGCATCGCTGCTGCCCCGGCTCATCCTCTGCCTCCCCAGGGGCCTGTGGGGCCCCCCCCACACCGAGTAG
- the LOC135998007 gene encoding pancreatic polypeptide-like, translated as MAPRWPPLLLLACALALLAGCPGTASPVQPTYPGDDAPVEDLLRFYNDLQQYLNVVTRHRYGKRSGSRALCEEPFGATGGTAGTEQVKRSSGWGDAAPAAPTTRGRVPPQ; from the exons ATGGCCCCCCGCTGGCcccccctgctgctgctggcctgtgccctggcactgctggccGGGTGTCCCGGCACCGCCAGTCCTGTGCAGCCCACCTACCCCGGGGACGACGCGCCCGTCGAGGACCTGCTCCGCTTCTACAACGACCTGCAGCAGTACCTCAACGTGGTCACCAGGCACCG ATATGGCAAGCGGTCAGGCAGCCGGGCGCTGTGCGAGGAGCCCTTCGGTGCCACAGG AGGCACCGCTGGGACGGAGCAGGTGAAGAGGAGCTCAGGGTGGGGGGAtgcagcccccgcagcccccaccaCCCGGGGCCGGGTGCCCCCGCAATAA
- the LOC135997990 gene encoding peptide YY-like: MVTSPRRALAAVSLCALLCLGTLAAAYPPKPESPGDDASPEEVAKYFSALRHYINLVTRQRYGKRAGVGAAVSELLQGATSDRSWYDDDSVW; this comes from the exons ATGGTGACGTCCCCGCGGCGCGCGCTGGCAGCCGTGTCTCTCTGCGcgctgctgtgcctgggcaCGCTGGCGGCCGCCTACCCCCCCAAACCCGAGAGCCCCGGGGACGACGCGTCCCCTGAGGAGGTGGCCAAGTACTTCTCGGCCCTTCGCCACTACATCAACCTGGTGACACGGCAGAG GTACGGCAAACGTGCCGGTGTCGGGGCCGCCGTGTCCGAGCTGCTCCAGGGGGCCACCAGTGACAGGTCATG GTACGACGATGACTCCGTGTGGTGA